In Verrucomicrobiota bacterium, a single genomic region encodes these proteins:
- a CDS encoding NAD-dependent epimerase/dehydratase family protein: MKNVCIIGGTGFIGRNLSAQLLAREIQTVCLSRRPPDDPMPEGVIHEILDYSHAEHLEKVFKNADAVIDLAFSSQANVGCTDFLSILPSNLEQKEILYHSALRAGVKKYLLISSGGTVYGQAINVPLTETHVTRPISTYGLAKLCLEDHARYFQTVHNLPLSIVRPSNPYGPGQKPNRGQGFIAQAIYSILSGHLITIFGDEGTIRDYVYIDDLSEAIAGLLHQNIPADTYNIGSGNGLSNRQVIEKLMPLAQVEGCEMKITHKTERPVDVRINILSSRRLQDYTGWVPRTEFSEGIKNSWLYMRKLKDRL, from the coding sequence ATGAAGAATGTTTGTATAATTGGAGGAACAGGATTTATCGGGCGCAACTTATCTGCCCAGCTTTTGGCACGCGAGATTCAAACAGTGTGTCTATCTAGGAGACCACCCGATGATCCAATGCCTGAGGGCGTAATACACGAAATTCTGGATTATAGTCATGCTGAACATTTAGAAAAAGTCTTTAAAAATGCAGATGCCGTAATTGACTTGGCATTTTCATCACAAGCGAACGTTGGATGTACAGACTTTCTATCCATTCTCCCTTCTAATCTTGAACAAAAAGAAATACTCTACCATTCCGCTCTGAGGGCAGGGGTCAAAAAATATCTTTTGATTTCATCGGGGGGGACTGTTTATGGGCAGGCCATTAATGTTCCCCTAACTGAAACTCATGTTACACGACCAATTTCCACTTATGGTCTTGCTAAACTTTGCCTAGAAGATCATGCCCGGTATTTTCAGACCGTTCACAACCTCCCGTTATCTATCGTACGCCCGAGTAATCCCTATGGTCCGGGTCAAAAACCTAATCGCGGTCAGGGATTTATTGCCCAAGCAATATATTCAATCCTTTCTGGCCACCTCATAACTATTTTTGGAGATGAAGGAACAATTCGTGATTATGTTTATATTGACGATTTATCAGAAGCTATTGCTGGATTACTTCATCAAAATATTCCGGCGGATACTTATAATATCGGCAGTGGAAATGGACTGAGCAACCGACAGGTGATTGAAAAATTAATGCCCCTTGCTCAAGTTGAGGGGTGCGAAATGAAAATAACACATAAAACCGAGCGTCCAGTCGATGTGAGAATTAATATACTCTCCTCAAGGAGACTTCAGGATT
- a CDS encoding glycosyltransferase family A protein — MSHPLVSIVMPIYNGEKYLPEAIDCILEQSFENFELIILNDGSKDNSQDIIESYTDPRMIKISHTNMGLARTLNAGIEKSRGKYIARQDQDDISKPQRLAKQVEFMECYPQIGFVGTIADIWIETNPTERKHSHPTDNAILQFELLFNNPFVHSSMMIRKEALDQVGVYTTDPDKQPPEDYDLWSRIARQYQIANLPESLVIYREASQSMSRAGSESTVLDPKTGLPKGWVNPFLNRVVNICASNLHNHSGEKVPLEICLILSRKMHVPGYPPILEPERSSVICLMDILLQKFSESYPPMQEYYQQRIHGLKYSISYIPPTRTDRFLQKLKSLFS; from the coding sequence ATGAGTCACCCATTAGTCAGTATAGTAATGCCAATATATAACGGGGAAAAGTACCTTCCCGAGGCCATTGATTGTATATTGGAGCAGTCGTTCGAAAATTTTGAACTGATCATTCTCAATGATGGCTCAAAAGACAATAGCCAGGATATTATTGAGAGTTATACTGATCCTAGGATGATAAAAATTAGTCACACTAATATGGGATTAGCCAGAACGCTTAATGCTGGGATAGAAAAAAGTAGAGGGAAATATATTGCGCGACAAGATCAGGATGATATCTCAAAACCACAAAGGTTGGCAAAACAGGTTGAATTTATGGAGTGTTACCCCCAGATAGGATTTGTCGGAACCATTGCTGATATTTGGATTGAAACAAATCCCACGGAAAGGAAACATTCTCATCCTACTGATAACGCCATTTTACAATTTGAACTGCTTTTTAATAACCCTTTTGTCCATAGCTCTATGATGATTAGAAAAGAGGCTTTGGATCAGGTGGGTGTTTACACCACCGATCCTGATAAACAGCCACCCGAAGACTATGATTTATGGAGTCGTATTGCACGACAATATCAAATTGCTAATCTACCCGAATCCTTGGTTATATACCGTGAGGCCTCTCAAAGCATGTCACGAGCAGGCAGTGAATCTACTGTGCTAGACCCGAAAACTGGTCTACCTAAAGGATGGGTAAATCCTTTCCTAAATAGAGTAGTCAATATTTGCGCTTCAAATCTCCACAATCATAGCGGTGAAAAGGTCCCACTAGAGATTTGTTTGATATTGTCTCGTAAGATGCATGTCCCAGGATACCCTCCGATTCTAGAGCCCGAACGTTCAAGTGTTATTTGTCTGATGGACATTCTCCTTCAAAAGTTTTCAGAATCATACCCACCCATGCAGGAATATTATCAACAAAGGATACATGGCCTAAAGTATTCTATTAGTTATATACCTCCTACTAGGACAGACCGATTCTTGCAAAAGTTAAAATCTCTATTCTCATGA
- a CDS encoding glycosyltransferase family 4 protein yields the protein MKILLCCEFYYPSKGGVQKVMQEIAEHLVSYGHHVTVATSILKERTDFQLNGVAIKEFSISGNQVRGINGEITAYQNFLIESDFDVILIKAAQQWTFDALWTCLEQIRARKVFIPCGFSCLYEPSYQDYFKKLPDILRKFDHLIFYSTDYRDINFAKENGISHYSILPNGASHKEFNPPATNNIRKRLGINDDEILLLTVGSFTGLKGHIEVANAFLNLNIPQKKMTLLLNGNMTQEHETDYIKASERFRIYNQPHETDSIKASERFNILKNILNWIKCLPPIFAFSNFIPRIKHIIKVLLHTLGIKYGSPLNSQENLFYQLCAFFPILTLFSYRNSSSDFSATFPIILAELVHKVKNTGQKRIIINNLNREDVIKAFFSADLFIFASNVEYSPLVLFEAAAAGLPYVTVPVGNSVEITQWTKGGIICEAPKDKFGYTRVDPVKLALTIKDLLDDPARLQELGQAGRRNWEEKFTWEIISRQYEKILS from the coding sequence ATGAAAATACTTCTTTGTTGCGAGTTTTATTATCCCAGTAAAGGTGGGGTTCAGAAAGTGATGCAGGAGATTGCTGAGCATTTGGTTTCATATGGTCATCACGTTACAGTTGCTACAAGTATATTGAAGGAGAGAACAGACTTCCAATTGAATGGAGTTGCCATTAAGGAGTTCTCAATATCCGGAAACCAGGTTAGAGGAATTAACGGTGAAATCACTGCATACCAAAATTTTTTAATAGAATCAGATTTTGATGTGATTTTGATCAAAGCAGCACAACAATGGACGTTTGATGCGCTTTGGACATGTCTGGAGCAGATCAGAGCGAGAAAAGTTTTTATCCCTTGTGGTTTTTCTTGCCTTTATGAGCCATCTTACCAAGATTATTTCAAAAAACTTCCCGATATACTTCGGAAATTTGATCATCTGATATTTTATTCTACTGATTATCGTGATATTAATTTTGCAAAGGAAAATGGGATTAGCCACTATTCCATACTCCCAAATGGAGCATCTCATAAAGAATTTAATCCGCCGGCTACAAATAACATCCGCAAAAGATTAGGCATTAATGATGATGAGATTTTACTCTTAACCGTCGGAAGTTTTACAGGACTAAAGGGACATATTGAAGTCGCAAATGCTTTTCTAAATCTAAATATCCCGCAGAAAAAAATGACTTTATTACTTAACGGCAACATGACTCAGGAACACGAGACTGATTATATAAAGGCTTCTGAACGATTCCGTATTTATAATCAGCCACACGAGACTGATTCCATAAAGGCATCTGAACGATTCAATATTTTGAAAAATATATTAAATTGGATTAAATGCCTCCCTCCAATCTTTGCATTCTCAAATTTTATTCCTCGGATCAAACACATCATAAAAGTATTATTACATACGTTAGGAATTAAATATGGAAGCCCTCTTAATTCTCAAGAAAATTTATTTTATCAACTCTGCGCCTTTTTTCCTATCCTGACTCTATTTTCATACAGAAATTCATCTTCAGATTTCTCGGCAACTTTTCCGATCATACTGGCTGAACTAGTTCACAAAGTTAAAAATACTGGTCAAAAAAGAATTATTATAAATAATCTCAATAGGGAAGATGTCATTAAAGCTTTTTTTAGCGCTGATCTTTTCATTTTTGCATCCAATGTAGAGTATTCTCCTTTAGTCTTGTTCGAAGCAGCCGCAGCAGGTTTACCTTATGTCACGGTTCCTGTGGGGAATTCTGTGGAAATCACTCAATGGACAAAAGGTGGAATTATTTGTGAGGCACCAAAGGATAAATTTGGTTATACCCGTGTTGATCCTGTAAAATTGGCATTAACCATAAAAGATTTGCTTGATGATCCTGCTCGTTTGCAAGAACTGGGACAGGCTGGGAGGAGAAATTGGGAAGAAAAGTTTACTTGGGAAATTATTTCTAGGCAATATGAAAAGATTCTTTCTTAA
- a CDS encoding FkbM family methyltransferase produces the protein MSIKSLIQKTIITLTRQVYYKALSYLLKYDTKNTLNGTFGRIVEEINKEMIAPLFDFKKYSPFLLSYIKHHAQDSLPEIIIDNLPLVFPDNIWAPQYRNHKLFTQVFNQPKKISFSQSGEDLLIRYIFDQIQVEHPSYLDIGAHHPYYISNTALFYLSGSKGINIEPDPSLFSRFIEARPDDVNLNIAVSDKNGSADLLIFGESTLNTLSDTEAEDYVKEGMSLKKRITVQTRTIQGIIKEYCDGKFPHILSLDVEGLDLDILKQINYEESAPLVICVESISYSNTGRGIKRTEITDYLKQFGYMVYADTNINSILVKQACWER, from the coding sequence TCACGAGGCAGGTTTATTATAAAGCGTTATCTTATCTCCTGAAATATGACACTAAGAATACTTTGAACGGTACTTTTGGAAGGATTGTTGAAGAAATAAATAAAGAAATGATTGCTCCTTTATTTGACTTTAAAAAATATTCTCCTTTCCTGCTCTCTTATATAAAACACCATGCGCAAGACTCCTTACCTGAAATTATTATCGATAATCTGCCTTTAGTCTTTCCCGATAACATTTGGGCACCTCAATACCGAAACCACAAATTATTTACACAGGTTTTTAATCAACCTAAAAAGATTAGTTTTTCACAAAGCGGTGAAGATCTTTTAATTCGGTATATTTTTGACCAAATACAAGTAGAACACCCAAGTTATTTGGATATTGGGGCACATCACCCCTATTATATAAGTAATACTGCATTATTCTATTTGAGTGGCTCGAAGGGGATCAATATAGAGCCCGATCCCAGCCTATTTAGCCGTTTTATAGAGGCGCGACCAGATGATGTCAATCTTAACATAGCAGTGAGTGATAAAAATGGATCTGCTGACCTATTAATATTTGGGGAATCAACCCTTAATACCCTCTCGGACACTGAGGCGGAAGATTATGTAAAAGAAGGTATGAGTCTGAAGAAAAGAATTACTGTTCAGACAAGAACAATACAAGGTATTATAAAAGAATACTGTGATGGTAAATTCCCCCATATTCTCAGTCTCGATGTAGAAGGACTTGATTTGGATATTCTAAAGCAAATTAATTATGAGGAAAGTGCCCCTCTGGTAATATGTGTAGAGTCCATTTCATACTCGAATACAGGGCGAGGAATAAAAAGAACTGAAATTACTGATTATCTCAAACAATTCGGATATATGGTATATGCTGATACCAATATAAATTCGATTCTGGTCAAGCAAGCGTGTTGGGAGCGCTGA